One genomic window of Anaerolineae bacterium includes the following:
- a CDS encoding ABC-F family ATP-binding cassette domain-containing protein encodes MALLTAQNLAKSFGALDLFQGVSLSVPRKARIGLVGPNGSGKTTLLRILVGEESPSEGRVQRARGLRIGHLPQNADFQAQGTLYDLALQAFAELRRMEARLHELETALGKAPTDERLLARYGRLQAQFEQRGGYTYPARVHRVLHGLGFAAEEWHRPLAHLSGGQRIRAHLARLLLEEPDLLILDEPTNHLDLQAVEFLEGYLRAFPGALLFVSHDRYFLDQIAQTIWELSPHGMEVYRGNYTAYLSQREQRWQERRDRFVAEIARLHKDLDHIKRHIAGQNTAQAKGKLRRLSRAILALEKGGLRALEDVAWSRLSAELDLHADTFTVAEAEARLKALRFPDARPPRPKIRLGHGARSGDLVLRTYDLVVGYPDVPRPLFRVPDLTLRRGECAALIGPNGAGKTTFLKTVLGQVPPYAGQVQLGASLRIGYFAQAAADLNPRHTVLDELLTAAPHLTPAQARDHLARYLFRGDDIAKPVAVLSGGERGRLALAKLALRGANFLLLDEPTNHLDIPAQEALQTVLAEYPGTILLVSHDRYLIQALATQIWEILPDEAHLVVFAGTYEEYRTQRAELQTGEMQEQEPRGGTAPREAGPPQRSGPAPLSKNERRKLERRIVALEEEIGALEEELAQLEERLARPPEDPQEVRRLGETYATLQKKLEAHYAAWEDLHRRLGVS; translated from the coding sequence ATGGCCTTGCTTACTGCACAGAACCTGGCGAAATCCTTTGGGGCGCTGGACCTCTTCCAGGGGGTCAGCCTGAGCGTCCCCAGAAAGGCCCGCATCGGTCTTGTGGGGCCCAACGGCAGCGGCAAGACCACCTTGTTGCGCATCCTGGTGGGTGAAGAAAGCCCCAGCGAGGGGCGGGTGCAACGGGCCAGAGGTTTACGTATCGGGCACCTCCCGCAAAACGCTGACTTTCAGGCGCAGGGCACCTTGTACGACCTGGCGTTGCAGGCTTTTGCCGAGTTGCGCCGCATGGAGGCCCGGCTGCACGAGCTGGAGACGGCCTTGGGAAAGGCCCCCACGGATGAGCGGCTGCTGGCGCGCTACGGTCGGCTCCAGGCCCAGTTCGAGCAGCGGGGAGGGTACACCTACCCGGCGCGTGTGCACCGTGTGTTGCATGGTCTGGGCTTTGCCGCGGAGGAATGGCATCGTCCATTGGCCCATCTTTCCGGCGGCCAGCGCATCCGCGCTCATCTGGCCCGGTTGCTCCTGGAAGAGCCCGATTTGCTCATCCTCGACGAACCGACCAACCATCTCGATTTGCAGGCCGTGGAGTTTCTCGAAGGCTATCTGCGGGCTTTTCCCGGTGCGCTGCTCTTTGTCTCTCACGACCGCTATTTTCTCGATCAGATCGCCCAAACCATCTGGGAGTTGAGCCCCCACGGCATGGAGGTTTACCGCGGCAATTACACGGCTTATTTGAGCCAGCGGGAACAACGCTGGCAGGAGCGACGGGATCGCTTTGTGGCCGAGATCGCCCGGTTGCACAAAGATCTGGATCACATCAAACGGCACATCGCCGGGCAAAACACGGCCCAGGCCAAGGGGAAACTGCGCCGCCTGAGTCGCGCCATCCTGGCTCTGGAGAAAGGCGGTTTGCGGGCTTTGGAAGATGTGGCCTGGAGCCGTTTGAGCGCCGAACTGGATCTCCACGCCGACACCTTCACCGTGGCCGAAGCCGAAGCGCGGCTCAAGGCCTTGCGATTTCCCGATGCGCGCCCGCCACGGCCCAAGATTCGCCTGGGGCATGGTGCCCGTTCGGGAGATCTGGTGCTGCGGACCTACGACCTGGTGGTCGGATACCCCGACGTCCCGCGTCCGCTCTTTCGCGTGCCCGATTTGACCCTGCGCCGGGGTGAATGCGCGGCCCTCATCGGCCCCAACGGCGCAGGTAAGACCACTTTCCTCAAGACTGTTCTCGGTCAGGTGCCGCCCTATGCCGGTCAGGTGCAGTTGGGCGCCTCGCTGCGTATCGGGTACTTCGCCCAAGCCGCCGCCGACCTCAACCCCCGCCATACGGTGCTGGACGAACTGCTCACCGCTGCGCCTCACCTCACCCCGGCCCAGGCCCGGGACCACCTGGCCCGCTACCTCTTCCGCGGCGACGATATCGCCAAGCCTGTGGCCGTGCTCTCCGGCGGGGAGCGGGGCCGTCTGGCGCTGGCCAAACTGGCCCTCAGGGGAGCCAATTTCCTGCTTCTTGACGAGCCTACCAATCACCTCGATATCCCCGCCCAGGAGGCCTTGCAAACCGTACTGGCCGAGTATCCCGGCACGATTTTATTGGTCTCCCATGACCGTTACCTGATTCAGGCCCTGGCGACCCAAATCTGGGAAATCTTGCCTGACGAGGCCCACCTGGTGGTCTTCGCCGGGACCTACGAGGAATACCGCACCCAACGGGCGGAGCTCCAGACCGGGGAGATGCAGGAACAGGAACCCCGAGGTGGTACCGCGCCCCGGGAAGCGGGACCGCCTCAACGGTCCGGCCCCGCTCCGCTGTCCAAGAACGAGCGGCGCAAACTGGAGCGACGCATTGTGGCCCTGGAAGAGGAAATTGGTGCGTTGGAAGAGGAACTCGCTCAACTGGAAGAGCGCCTGGCCCGCCCGCCTGAAGATCCCCAGGAAGTGCGCCGGCTGGGGGAGACTTATGCGACTTTGCAAAAGAAACTGGAAGCCCATTACGCCGCTTGGGAAGACCTCCATCGGCGGTTAGGTGTCTCTTAG